A stretch of DNA from Triticum dicoccoides isolate Atlit2015 ecotype Zavitan chromosome 2A, WEW_v2.0, whole genome shotgun sequence:
catgacatgccctgcaaaaacaagttagacgtcctctactttgttgttgcaagttttacgtggctgctacggacttctagcaagaattgttcttaccaacgaatcaaaaccacaacggtgatttatcaagcttgctgttttaaccttcaacaaggaccgaccgcagtcaaattcgattcaactaaagttggagaaacagacacccgccagccacctttatgcaaaactagttgcatgtctgtcggcggagccggtctcatgaacatggtcatgtaaggttggtccgggccgcttcatccaacaataccgccgaatcaaaataagacattggtggtaagaagtatgacgatcactgcccacaagtctttgtgttctactcatgcatatcatctacacatagacctggcttggatgccactgttaggaaacgtagcatgcaatttcaacaaATTTCCTACGATCTCACAAGATCTATCTTGGAtacgcatagcaacgaggggggagagtgtatctatgtaccctcgtagaccgaaagtggaagcatttgacagcgcggttgatgtagtcgaacttcttctcgttccgaccgatcaagtaccaaacgtacggtacctccgagttctgcacatgttcagctcgatgacgtccctagaactcttgatccagcaaagtgtcgaggaagtagataagTTCTGTCAGCAcggcgacatggtgacggtgatggtgaagtgatctgtgtAGGGctctgcctaagcactatgaagatatgaccggaggcgtaacctGTGGAGggcggcgccgcacacggctaacaattgttggtgtgtgttctaggcgccccctccccacatatatattggtgggagggggaggggaacatccttgggtgccccaagtaggaggaatcctacttggggggcctattccaattcggcctccccccttccttatttccggaagggggaaggaaagaggggagagggggaaggaagggggaatcctattccctctctttcctttcctcctccccttttccttctccacTTAGGTCGGCCCATATatgggcacaccagccccttgtggctggtgtgtttcccctcttggcccataaggcacatatcttttgccgggggtgcccggaaccccttccggtgacccgatatgtagctAGTACcctcagaacacttccggtgtccgaatactatcgtcctaaatatcaatatttacctctcgaccattgcgagactcctcgtcatgtccgtaatctgatcagggactccaaacaacattcagtcaccaaatcacataactcgtataataatcgtcattgaacgttaagcgtgcggaccctatgggttcgagaactatgtgacatggccgagacaccactcctgtcaatgaccaatagcggaacctggatgctcatattggctcctacatattctatgaagatctttatcggtcgaaccgttatgacaacatacgttattccctttgtccatcagtatgttatttgctcgagattcgatcatcagtatcttcatacctagttcaatatcattaccggcaagtctctttactcgttctgtaatacatcatcccgcaactaactcattagtcactttgcttgcaaggcttcttatgatgtgtattaccgatagggcccagagatacctctccaatactcggagtgacaagtcataatctcgatctatgccaacccaacaaacaccttcggatatacgtgtagagcatctctataatcacccagttacgttgtgatgtttgatagcgcacaaggtattcctccggtatctgggagttgcataatctcatagtcgaaggaatatgtatttgacaagaagaaagcaatagcaataaaactgaatgatcaatatgctaagctaacggatgggtcatgtccatcacatcattctcctaatgatgtgatcccattcatcaaatgccaacacatgtctatggttaggaaacttaaccatctttgattaacgagctagtctagtagaggcttactagaggcatggtattttgtctatgtatccacacatgtatcaagtttccggttaatacaattctagcatgaataataaacatttgtcgtgaataaggaaatataaaataacaactttattattgcctctagggcatatttccttcacactgtTACAACAACAATGTGTTCTCGTTACTGCGAGCACCCTTGTTACATTAATAATGCCCACGGTCAAGAAAATGGAACCATCAATAATACATTAGTTGGTCGAGAGGCCCGACTAGGGATATGCTTGTCGTTCATGTTTCAACGAATACACCTAGGTTTTACTGCAAATCTCACATTCAAGAACCATTGCAATTCTAGCTTAATTATCCATATGGAAGTAGAATAATAACAAATTtgtaattgcctctagggcatatttcaacaaGAGTTTCAAACCCAGTGAGTTGTAATCGATCTAATAGATTATTTGAGGTGTAGAATGGTAAATTACTCCAGATCTCATAAAATTATAAGAGTACAATTATCTCAATGGTCTCATACAAATGTGGCAAACAACATACATGTATTATAGGATAACAAACACCTATTTTACCCTTCATACACAAGGTATCATTACACTTTTGCTATTAGACATTTTATGAATGGTTTTGCCATTTTTGAAACCTTTATAATGACCAAGAAAAGAACCCTATATATAATGACCATTCCAAGTAATATCGCAAGATCGACCCACTTTGAGTAACCTAACTCCACTTGTAAGTTGTTCTTTAGGATATATTGGCCACTAATGTCAATGCCCCCGACAACACCGAAATCTTGGAAGACCAAGCCCAAGAATTCATTTTTGTACAATCCTTGAGTTGTATACTTTTGGTAAGATATGTAGTAAGTTGGGTACTTCCATATTGGTTTTGGGAGGTCATTTGGAAGCCTGAAGAAACCACCGTTTAGCATTAGTAACCCTTGTACTCCAGAACCCATAATTATACCTAGGAGAAAATCGGGCACAATTGCtgcaacaatcatcatcaaaccctCAACCAACATTGTGCATGTCCATAGAGTGGCAACAAAGAAGAAGAAGTGTTCTATTCCTCTTTCAAATCCAGTTAGGTAATAAGCAATTGCGGCAGGTAGTATAGAGATGAGGCCCAAGTATAGAGTTGATGAAAGTGTGTTGGCTATTACAAATTCAATGGCCCCATAGTGTCCACTCCGCTGCTCTTTCTCAAATATCTTCATTTTCCAAATTATCATGTAATAGAAATCAACAAAAACAAATTAGACTTGTTTTGGAAAGAATAATGATACCCACCTTCATATCCTCTACAAATGATGGAAAACCTCCGATTGCCATCATTGTCATGAAGGTTGATGTGAACATAAGCATAGATGCTCGTGCCTAAAATGGTCGACATACAAGGAGTAGTAAGTCAACCTACTGATACTTACTATTTTCACTTTTTATTTTATAGATTAGAATTTCACTTTTTATTCTATAGATTATAAATTGACTACTCACTTGGATTGATGCATAATTGTCACCAACATTGAAGAAAATGGTCCCAATggttagaaaaaatgtgatattgaTAACAAAACGTAACCAATAATAGCCTATGTCTCTGTGCATGTTAACCATTGATCTTTTAGTTAGGACAATTGATTTGGTCCAAAAGGTTGCTTGCCTTCGTTGAAGTACATGGTCACCCTCCTAAAACAAAAACAATGGAGATGCAAAAGCATATAAGTGAGACATATATAATCTCACATACTCAACCCAATACATCAACTTAGTCCATATAAAGAAGAGACCTGCTTAATTGTTTTGCTTGCTTCCATTTCAGTTCCTAAAATAGCAAGAGAGCCAGAAGAAGCTACTAGAGTCTGGATTACTTTTGCAGCATGTGCCAAATTTATAGCTGATTCTTCCTGAGCTTCCTACACAAACATGATGTATATGCCTTTAAGTTTCACTCGAGTTAAATTTGCCATAAAAAACAAAGCCTTGAGAGAGCACCTTCATACCTCAAAGTCTGTGTTTATCATCCTTAAGAAGTGATCAGAAGGATTCCTCCTCAATGGGCATGGGAAGCCATTAGCATCAAAGAACTACAAGTTACCCAAATGAGCATGGATGATTATGTACACACTGTAGAAATAATCTTTCATGAAAAATATATATAACCTAGCGATACCTCACACATATCCATGTGAAGGTATCTGGTGTGTACTGACTTTCTACCTCATAAACATGGAGAATATAAATAACAAAAGAAGACTAGAATAATTGCATTAACCGCTAAAATAGAGAAAGATATGTGACTTGTAAGACTGTGTGAATATATTTTACACACGTTTGAACTCCTACAGACATTGGAATTACTTAGAAAGTCTAGGCTATAAGTAATTGAAAGACTCGGCCTTTCATTATGTTTGAAATATTCATAAGAAGTGTTTATTTAGTTACTGGGTGGATTCTTTGTCCACCCCTTTAAGCATGACATCATGGCGAGACTGACAAGGAGATCCAGGTGTGGACCCGAAACTCGATGCCAGGATGTACTTGCTAGTAGCTATGGGTTGCAAGAGTATCCAAGAAATTCTTGCTACAATCGAAAAGTGAGTCACGGATGGATTGGAACTATAGCTGTTTGTGGTATTCGGGTGTCATAGGCAGTTATAAAACCTCTGATGATATTTTTGTTACCACTAGCTTCTGTCCCAAACGGTTTAGCAAACTGTATGTGATAGGAGTTCCCAATGCTCTTGATGTGGTATTTTGTGGTACTGAATTACATTAGTCAATATTGTACGTGCTTTCAAGtcagaagtaaatatttcaagTGTTTGCTATTTATTGTACAAAGAGACATTTAAGTTGCACTTGCATTTAACAATCGACTGGTATGAAGCTCATTAGTTTTTTAAGTCGTAAGCTCATAGTTTTGCATGCACACTTGTCCTGTGTGCTAAAGAAACTTTCTTAATAATTGTATCTGCTCGGTGTTAATTAGTTTGTTAGACATGTAGGTGTCAAATTTGACGTTGGTAGGTCTATACTTTCTGTCATAAGAATCATAATGTTCAATCTGATACACACCTTTTCTATGTAGAAATGATTAGAATGCACATGTTTAGCAAATCAAGAGCATCCTGCCATCGCTATCTTGTTGGAGTATAAATTGTTTTAGCTTGCCAGTTTATCTTAGTTAAAGTGTCAATTAGTCTCTCATGCCCCCAAGCTGTTATTTCTTTCTGCAGTGATTTAACTATGTTTCAATTTTCGTGCAGTGATTTAATGCAATTATATTACTGGCCTATTATATACAATTTTTTTCCCATATGAAACTTCCAAATATTGTAGTCGTGTAAGTGGAGTTGGGGACAACTCTCAAACATGGTGATGTGCAATTTAGAGAATACATACTCAAGAGTATTGACGTTCTCGGCAATAGTAATGAGCGATGTGAAACCCGTACTAAATGCTGGATTTTCTATCACCCTCATGAAATTCCGCAGCTTTAGCCTTTATAAAATGGACCACAAAGGAAATATAATGGTTCTAAAAACCTCTACTGTTAGTTTCATGTCATTAATTGGGATATAGATAGTTATCATTTCTTCTTTCCATTAAATGTGTTTATGTAATAGATATGACATTTTACTAGTTGTAATGAGGTCTTTAAGGTCAAAGTATTGTTCAAGGAGCAGCATACAGAAAATGTACATTAGCACGCTAGCTAAGCAATATTTTTGTAAGATAGAGGATTTGGATGGCATTTGGACAAAGAAAGAACCCGTATAAGGTACATGGCCACCAAAATATCTCGAGATTTTACCACCCGATGTTTTTCAAATGCATGTAATCAAATTTCAGATTATGATGATGGTGGTGCGGCTATGCTGAATAGCTAAGCACACAGCAGTCGTAGAGGTTAAAAGTGGAGATGTCTTTTTTCCTAAATTCTAGGCCAAATTTTATTACTTTTTTCGCACTGAGGGGGAGGGGCGATCAAATTACTACAAAAATGCTAAAAATCTGACATCTGATTTTCAGGCATTGTAaatcgaacgtttttcatggcaatttaTATTGGTGTGAATATGGTAAATTTAGTTTGTAAGCATGGCAATTTCCTGGCAAAAAAATGAGCTAAGATGGATTTATCATGCTCGTCAGCTAAACTTGTCATTCTCCGCGAACATAATTTGCTATGAAAATTGTTTGATTTGCCAGGCCTAAAAATCTGACATTTGCTCGATATTTCGGGTCAAATTACTATTGATCTGTTTGGATCGCACCCGGTTCCGCTTGGCTAAATTTTTTGGCGTTGACAGCAGCGAAGGCATCTGTTTGGATGGGGTCTGATTTTTGGCTCGCCCTATACCCTGTGGCTCCTCCCTATTAAGTAACCAATTTTTGGGCAATCCACTGACGGCTGAATTTATCCAAACGGAGCCTATAAGCCCCTGTATTTGCGGTTTGGTTTCTCTATCCTGAGTAATACTGGATATATAAACACTGCGCCATGTGCCTATCACTCGCTCAGAAACATTTGAGGGCATTGGTTATGTTGCAATTCAGGCCACAATATTGCACTAGATATGCTTTCACAAACCATAAGTAAAACTAACACTAATACCAGGACCAATGTTTTCTAGATATGCTTTCACAACACTGAACTAGATATGTTTTCACAACATTGAACTAGATATGTTTTCATAAATCATAAGTAATACTAACACTAATAGCAG
This window harbors:
- the LOC119358980 gene encoding ABC transporter G family member 11-like, which produces MGPDAEPHQATTVDNVVEHCYGFMARLPWEASPADGVVGNVEPGVAGVFLKWQDLSVTAINGRKSHAMILDGLSGYARPGEVLALMGPSGCGKTTLLDTLAGRLRPNMKGTGDILINGCRQKVASATSAYVTQENVLMATLTVAEAVHYSAQLQLPDSLTPAEKRSWADDVIQQMGLATVAGTRIGGRVCKGISGGQRKRVSICIELLASPALIFLDEPTSGLDSAASYHVMSRIAGIARRNGTTVVAAIHQPSTEVFELFHGLCLLANGRAVYFGPASKAIEFSVVKAYLENIGPGISVSFTYAVSGLPKNWLLNREEPQGIGRAKNQTPSKQMPSLLSTPKNLAKRNRFFDANGFPCPLRRNPSDHFLRMINTDFEEAQEESAINLAHAAKVIQTLVASSGSLAILGTEMEASKTIKQEGDHVLQRRQATFWTKSIVLTKRSMVNMHRDIGYYWLRFVINITFFLTIGTIFFNVGDNYASIQARASMLMFTSTFMTMMAIGGFPSFVEDMKIFEKEQRSGHYGAIEFVIANTLSSTLYLGLISILPAAIAYYLTGFERGIEHFFFFVATLWTCTMLVEGLMMIVAAIVPDFLLGIIMGSGVQGLLMLNGGFFRLPNDLPKPIWKYPTYYISYQKYTTQGLYKNEFLGLVFQDFGVVGGIDISGQYILKNNLQVELGYSKWVDLAILLGMVIIYRVLFLVIIKVSKMAKPFIKCLIAKV